ttattttatatattttttgaaaacttaaaaactCTCAAATGATAGTTATTTTGTCATTTGAGAGCCACTATGCATTTGAACCCATGAGATGAAGATGGAAATGAAGAATTTGAAGTCACACGAAGCTATGAAGCCATGAGAGGAAGAAACATAAAGGTTTTGAGCCACATCATCCAGCTACCACATCAACCTAGCATTGTAGATAGGtgcatttttatttatttctcaACCATATCTCCCTCACATTTTCCAATTATTCATGACACATTAATTCCACTTTTACAAATTTcccttttccaatttttttttctagGCCATGGCAAAATCAACTATAAGGAGAGGATATCAAGACTCAAGCATACATATCACCTAATGGAATCGACCCTATTCCACTCAACAACAAAGAAGACATTTACGCAACCAACACCAAATGTATTTGATGCAAGCATCTTCTTAAGGTGATTGTCCTCATGCATTTTGAGACACATTTTTCCCTCTTGTTTTTTGTAATAATCTTAAATAAGTTACTATTCTCAATAATACCCTAACTCTAACTATTGGTGTGTGCAGGACAATGTCTGAGGCAACTAATGAGAGTAAAGATGCAGAAGTcttcttgaactacatcatatcaCATCAAGAGTTCATATTTTTGGGCTTGGCTAAAAAGTCATATTATTATAGTTGGACAATCACAATCAACAAACATAGCTTGCCAAACAACATACTTACAAATGCAATCAATGCATAGACATATTGCTATAACATAAGTGCAAGATACAATACAAAGGAATtaatcaagtttctcctatttttttgGCCAAACTATTATACAAAAAATGTCTTCTATTATCTGCATACTACAATTGTTAATTATAGTATAATTGAATATTCAGTTTTCTACTACATTTCAAGAGAACAACTCAACTTAATTTCAAATAATTATCATAACAAAGAAAATGTTCATTTTTTCAACTATTGTCTGTGGTCTAATATAACATTCAAAGTATATTTTACTATCAGCGTAATTATTGCACTTTGTTGAAGTGTAAGTGCTAGCTATAGAAGTGGACGAGTAGAAAAATAATCTGGCCATTGATTTTACATGGTAACCCGTCAGCAGAGTTTCGAAGAATCTAATTGTTTTAATGTACAGATTCGAGGGACGCCTAGAATATTTGTTGCAGATCGTCCACTTCCgaagatatttacaagatatgacAAATTTTGGCGAAGAAATTGGTGCTTCAATGTTTGTTCGGCCCCCTCTGGATTAAGAACAATGCATGATATGACCGGAGGCGATGGAGACACCGAGCACAggattgatttttttggaatacctTTGTTTTTTGTGGGCCTCTCACGATCATCTTCGAATACTGCCTCTCTCTTGGCAACTTCTTTAGAGGAGGAAAGCTTAAGGGAAGGAAGATATTCCCAATTCTTAGATGCTGCCAATGAATGGAATGTTGTCAGCCGTGGAGAATTTAATGACCAAAACTATTCTTTGCCATGGCTGTTGCAAAGATCTCTTTTATAATATATCAACTCAGTTTTTTCCTAACGATGttcatttttagatttttataATTATGAGATTGTATGTATATTGTTTTTTAATTTGGTTGTGTGAGTATTTTTTTGTATTAATGTTTTGGATCACATATCTTTCTTATGATCTCTATTTCATTCTGAtgatgtgatccgaaacattgatgcaaaaagtACTCACAACCAAATCAAAAGAAACACACATACAGAAATTCATTTGTTTTAGCTATTTACATGCTCTAACAAGAACTGTTTGCTTTTGTATAAATAGTCAACAAAGATCTGTTGTTGTATAACTCATGAATTCACTCAAGTTCTTCAAGGATTGCTTGCTTTTGTATAAATAGTCTACAAAGATCTGTTGTTGTGTAACTCATGAATTCACTCAAGTTCTTCAAGAATTATGTATAGTATTTGTGTCTTGGTATTTCAATATAATTATTTTGTTTGAATTTAAATTTGTTAGAATTTACATTGTATTTGCAGGAATTGTGTATAAGAAGATCATTACgctataaataaaatttatatttttttatgaatgatttttattttgtcaaaattaaaatttttatatGAACTTACATTTTGTTGTTTATTGCTtgtgataaatatataataattattttctttagattttatgatattatacatttaaattttgataatagAAAAATAACATGAATATGATAAAAATGAACCTCAAAATACATAAAGATATATTTATtgttacaatttaaaaattaaaaataaattgaaaaaacatttcatacaaatataacatcaaaatattgTAATAACGAAAAATGGTTAATGCAATACATTAAATATTTTTACTTTCTAAAATATAAAAAGCTCAACATAAATGTAAAGGATTTTTTTGAATAatgctaataaaatattactcaaATTAACTTATAAATCCATCTCCATTGCCCTTTACAGTGCGATTGCAGTTCCATGCAAACAGTACTACAAAGAGAACGAAAAGTTTGCTACTGGTCCGTTACTTGTCTTGTTCAGAAGCTGGTGGAGCTTTGTCCGCACTTGAATTGTCATATTCTTCAACAGAATTGAACTCATCGCCTTTAGTGAAACCAGGCAGTATTTGAACAGCCCTTTCCTTAGCCCTGCCAAGTCCTACAATCAGGTTCTGAAGCGCAGCGGTGGGATTATCACTAGCCCTCATCAATTCTTCGCTGACATCCGCCGGCGTAATCTGCGCCGCCTCCATCGAAACCTCAATCTTCTCAAACAGAGGATGATCTTCAACGCCAAGATAATTCCGAGCAAGAACTTTGAACGCAGAAAAAGTGCAGAAGGACAGATGAATATGCTTATCCATGCGCCCTGACCGAAGAAGCGCAGGGTCCAGCCGCTCAACATAATTTGTAGTAAAAATAATAATCCGCTCGCTGCCGCAGCAGGACCACAAGCCATCTGTGAAATTCAAAACCCCAGAAAGAGTCACCATGCTTTCCGGCGCCTCGTTCTCTGGTTTTCCAGTAGCCGGATCGGGTTCTTCCTTGCTCTCTCTCTTAGGCTTCTTTTTCCGGTCCGTCAGATCCAGCGAACAGTCGATGTCCTCGATCACAATAACAGACTTGTTAGTAGTAGCAATCAAAAGCTTTCTGAGCTCAGTATTGCTCCTAACATCGGTTAACTCCAGGTCATAAATATCATACTCCAGAAAATTAGAAATAGCGGCAATCATACTCGATTTTCCGGTACCGGGAGGGCCGTAGAGCAAATACCCCCTTTTCCACGCGCGGCCGACCTTCTTATAATACTTTTCTCTCTGTGAAAACTTCGTAAGGTCCTCCATTATGTCGTTCTTCAACTCGGGGTCAAGAGCCAGGGTTTGGAAAGTCGTCGGATGATCGAAAACCACCGGCGTCCAGGACAGCCCGTTATTACCTTTATTCGTGTAAATCTTCCGGTGCCGGTTTTTGAGCTCCAGTATTTTGCCCTCCACCAAAATATGCGGCAGATAGGTATCAAATACCTTGGCTTTGTCCTTCTTGTGGCACTGGAGTTCGAAATACCGCTTTTCGTCCGAGATGGAATTCCAGAAATGCCTGGGCTGTTTCAGCTCTCGGGTGCGGAAAGTCCACCAGACTTTGATGCCCTGAAATTTGTCCATGACTTGCTGCTCTCTGTCCAAGGTGAAGGTAAAGGCTCTGCCATTTTCGGGCTTGTTGAGCTTCAATCTATCTGCAGTTGAATAAGAACGCGTGCTTAAATAAGTTTGCACCGATTCGTAAACCTCGCTTATTCTCATGCCATCATATTCTTCAATTACAATGGTGATGTAGCAAGACAGGAATTTTACAAGCCTGCTGAGTAGCAGAATGAGACGGTCGTAGAATTCAGGCGGGAGGCATTCCTTGAGCAGTGTTCTGATAAAGAAAATGGTGGTCATGAGCGTCCCGAGGTTCCACCACATCTCCATAATTGGTGCAGTGGGCTTACGAGGCAAAACCCCACAACAAATTTAAAGAAGCTTGAGAAAGAAGCTTTCCATGGCGAATAGCTTTACAAAGCAGTCGGTGCCGTGTCTGTGACGGGTGACCTGTGAAAGATGATTCGCGACTTTTTTATCAGTCatttaaaaattatgaaaattatttattactttaaattaatatttttctttcaaatgtTTAAGATTACGATGCATGATGACGTGTCATCCGAAATAAGTACACTTGCAATTTTTATTTCACTCATTATCTTGCAATGTGTAAATATCTCACATTGCACGATAGGTTATTAAAGAGTATAAAACTTATATAGGTAACTTGGACGTGAAGTCTAGATAAAGTCGGCTTTTTTTTACTGCACATAAAGTTATTAAATAAAGTTGGCTTATAACTTGAACACGAAGTTATAAAGCTTGCTCATAACTTAGATGTGAAGTTTCTAAATGAAGTTAATTTATATATTTGTTTGTCTCTTACATTTTAAGTATAAATAAGGGGTTTATCAAATTATCATagtttattatattaattaaaagataattataatttatgagttattttattatttttttaataataatatgtattgatcatattttgatttttgaatatatCATTATaaaatgatgttttttatttttttgttagtaGAATCTTTTGATGCAATTATTATAATGATATTAAGGAATAATTAATTTAATGATGATTAATATATGGACATTAAGTTATTATTTTTTCCATATTAAAGTGATGATAACAAGAATTTTAGAGTTAATTATTGTTTGTATATGAAGTGGCATATTCTTATGTTAAATTTAGCTCAACATTTAACCCCTATCGATCTTCATTTCATCTCATTGCACTTATTCCCATGTATTCACTATCTACTCATCCATGTTTTATACCCATTAACACTCATTTCCAAACATTCACTCTATACCtcaagatcatcatcatatccTTGCATAGTAGATCTATGTGGCTCAAGATTGATCCATCTCAATTCTAAGTAGTGTATGTATGAACCCTAAAATTAAAATTGTCATTTCCAAATTTTAACTTTCCTAACTCTTTATACTAGCCATTTAAGCCAACAAACACACATTTTGTGCAACATGTTGCTATGTCATGGTATTTTGTCAACTAAATGAGACTCCAAACACATTTCTTTTAAAGAGTTGCATCTACTTGAGGTGAATCCTAGAATCAAGAGAGTTATACAAACTTTTCTCCATTATATTGGAAATAGATTTACAATAGAACAATTCATTCTTTTCTACGAGTGTCTTGTCATATTTCATTTATGAGATAAAAATGTGATGCTCTTTTAACATATCTTAAAGCCAAGATAGTGGTGAAGTAGTCCCAAATCCATCATGTTGAAGAATTTCTTTAGATTGTTCTTCACATTGTTAATGAGATTGTTTGAACTTCTTCTGGTCAAAGGATCATGATCCACATatagaaaaagaatgaaaatatttGTGCCTATCTTTTTTAATGTACAATTTTGAATCTGAGAGGCTACGGGTAAAACTATAATGCAATAGGTGACCATTTATATTTAATTTGCAATGCCCTAGGGGCCTACTTAAGCCCATAAAGTGACATAATTAAATAACACACATTTGAGGATGATGTTAATAAATGGAACCTTCAAGTTGATTCCTGTATACTCTTCTAGATCAACATTTATGAACACACCCTTTATGTCAATCTATTGAAGCTTCCATCCTTTATGTGGTTCTAATGATTAGACAACTCTAATAGTTTTGATCTTGTAGTGGGTGCAAAGGTCTCTTCATAATGAATGCCCTCCTTTTGATAATATCCATTTGCAACAAGTCATGCtttatattttttgatatattgttCTTCTTTGTGTTTTGTTTAGAAAATCTTTTTTTAGTCAATGGGTTTCTTTCTTGTAGGCAGATTGACAAGATCCCATGTTTGATTCTATATTAAGGAGTCATACTCAAAATCCATGGAATTCCTCCACAATAGTTGACTTAATGTATGTCAAACTATATCAAGTTCAGTCCCAGGTCTAGTGGGATGGGGTGGTGTCATTAGCAACTCAAATGGCAAACTGGTGGTGGTCAACATGGCTAATATCAGTACCCAAATCTCTAGCATGATAGAGGTGATGATGACTTTTACAGGCATCTCCATTGCCAAAAATAAAGGACAGGAGTTAATCATTGAAGGTGATTTGAAGGATGCTATTATGATTTAATAAGGCATAGATAAACTAGGTTAGCAAGTGGCTGATATCATTTTTAGATGCCAAGGTGTTACCGCTAATTTGGACCACATGATATATCAACATATCCTTAGAGAAGGCAATAAGACTGCGGATAGGTTAGCCAACCTGGGTCCTTTCTTTGAGGGGATTAAAATTTGGATGGATCAACATGAATTTCCCATAGATATTCATGCCATgattaatgaaaataataaaatcttAGTGtcctaaagatttaaaaatcactTTTTTTCTTTGTATCCCGTCTACAACATAAATAAATCATTTCATAAAGTGGAATTTATTTTTTAAAGGAAGGGAAAGAAATATTTTTAATACTGCCCTTAATTGTGCTTTTCTAATCCCAGTTTGTATAATCTAGCATTGGCTCGTGGCTCTGGTTTTACTATAGTAACTATATGAGGTGATTTAATTCAAACAGATCTTGATAGTTGTGAGAAATTCAAAGAGAATGAGGCTCTCAAGGAAAAAATGGTTGAGGGTATTTTTGAGCTAACTACATGGAAGGCATGAAGGGATTTGATCCTTCACTATCGAAACAATTTACCCAATCTTGAGAGGATGGTGAAGTTCACAATGTCAATCGAGACTATTTTAACTACCACTGGGTTGGTTGTGGAAAGCACACCCTACCCAAAAACGCTCAAAGGaaacttgttggcattatgtgaaccggtatgaggacataatgacattgtatgttgtcattgatgtcaatatgctgaagaagtgagaaaagtgagaactggcatatgagagaaccagtagaacactgtgaaccgacatttgtaccCAAGTGAagcatgatattgtatgttgtcattgatgtcaatatgctgaagaagtgagaaccaacACATGAGAGAATCGGTAGAACACtgtgaatcgacatttgtgccaaagtgaagcggtgtgtttgttcatgatgaacctgCATATAGCTATGTGAACCGagtcatggaagtattgtatgaatactagttggtagtctcaatttcagggtttctagtttaagtacttcaagcctgtgtggctcaatcggtgactttgtgtgatgagttagcatggtaacaaagaatagatcatgttgccatgtaagccttgtgcacgtgaaggatcttgcatgaaggagattgttcctatctaccttgggaatgtgagaagtctgtaaaacagtgataacgtgtgatgggttatcagccaccataaaattgatggaaatggacgatggagaatgtcttgagattggatacagaattgctgcatttaatgcagtctgctcaacggtcaggattgacctgtttgaattccttaacctaacaggtttagggtttagggtttatgctgccgacctatctgttttcctataaggtcgatgttgtgtctctttctgaggttgttggcaaaagttgtgtgtgtgtatccaagagaagggacacgtgattcttgccagacccaaaggagagaagtgatacttgtagagtgtaagtgctGAAGGCGAAGAGGAGCtcgagcggatctgcattggcattaagtgctattaccaaatcattgtaatacctattgatctctaaccacctcaacagttggaaaatcccttaatagggtagccttaaccggcttgctgtaaatcctttaacagggtaattcaaatctattgagttcgaaatcctttagctattgagttcttgaaatcctctaacaaggtaacctttaatagggtttaacccttaaccgcgtattctagccatcccttaactgggtgatccctaacaggatcggttcctagcagaacctattgtaatgtctctaaccggacaaggctcctaacagagcggacttctaaagagttcaaaaatagcttgtgggtattcatccccaccgtgttttttcccagttgggtttccacgtgaaaaatatgtgtgtcatgtgtgatgcttttatgttGTGATGccttcctattgtctgtcaagcatatgatggttctgtgttttatgcctgtcaataaaacatgttgaactagctattattatgatctgatgatagattacatgtttatgcataagggcgaaatggtagtgtagtcttgagttgagtgaaaagctaagtgagtaaccggttaatgcttgtctcagtcattcttagctttaccggttgcactctatttcaaaccggtgtcactgtttaccagtcatttgaagtgtctgctgtcaaaccagtttaggactgtatttttgtctatactgattcacccccccctctcagtaccgggttagtactattcattcatcattgagttatcaattggtattagagcgtcctccaggtcctttgtgctataagcttaaccgcttgaggtaaagatcccagtctaatgatgaagagggaaggtccaaagtttatcagagaaaatttcagtatatggaaatacagaatgaagatatacatcaaaagcatgggtgctcaacactggagctatgttgagactgcctatgttgcaCCTAttggtacccttaccgatgaccaaaagagagagatgcaggagaatgggcaagtcatggaagccctaattagtagtttatcttcaacattgagttcattgatgttcaggataaggtaaatcccaaagaggtatgggatactcttgaaaatatctatggcggtgatgagcatgtaaaataggctaaggaagaaagccttagagagaagtttgaagatatgcggatggttgaaggtgagaccattcaatagtatggaataagaatcaaaacagttgttggagatatcaagagtgcagatggtaaaatagaagattccaccatggtaagcaaagtcctgagatccctattgccggtctatgcaataagggttgctactattcaagagctaagatcaatcgacaagactaaggtatccctagactccatcattgaaaatttgacagcctatgagctaaatagttttgatggcagtgttcaaaagactgaatcaacttttaaagcttctgcagtgccatccagaaaaggaaaagaagctagcactagtggtgaaccaagacagggtagagaaatggatgatgaggagattttgatggcatttgaagctctgctttccaggaaacttcctaaaggaaccgacaaatatagaggtaagctacctttgaaatgcttttcttg
The nucleotide sequence above comes from Cryptomeria japonica chromosome 11, Sugi_1.0, whole genome shotgun sequence. Encoded proteins:
- the LOC131057106 gene encoding AAA-ATPase At3g28510, producing the protein MEMWWNLGTLMTTIFFIRTLLKECLPPEFYDRLILLLSRLVKFLSCYITIVIEEYDGMRISEVYESVQTYLSTRSYSTADRLKLNKPENGRAFTFTLDREQQVMDKFQGIKVWWTFRTRELKQPRHFWNSISDEKRYFELQCHKKDKAKVFDTYLPHILVEGKILELKNRHRKIYTNKGNNGLSWTPVVFDHPTTFQTLALDPELKNDIMEDLTKFSQREKYYKKVGRAWKRGYLLYGPPGTGKSSMIAAISNFLEYDIYDLELTDVRSNTELRKLLIATTNKSVIVIEDIDCSLDLTDRKKKPKRESKEEPDPATGKPENEAPESMVTLSGVLNFTDGLWSCCGSERIIIFTTNYVERLDPALLRSGRMDKHIHLSFCTFSAFKVLARNYLGVEDHPLFEKIEVSMEAAQITPADVSEELMRASDNPTAALQNLIVGLGRAKERAVQILPGFTKGDEFNSVEEYDNSSADKAPPASEQDK